In Fusarium fujikuroi IMI 58289 draft genome, chromosome FFUJ_chr08, one genomic interval encodes:
- a CDS encoding related to putative arabinase has product MLSILNPSIILSALAVLPILTSASPTGAPSGPQAAKREISCNSNYEGYAFLYFSNRDENIYLAASNGNDALSFTELNNGKPILTSTKGDGGVRDPFILRSHEGDKFYILATDLCIGCGTSWGDAQRFGSRYLEIWESKDLINWSAQRHIQVSPDNYGNTWAPEAYYDDELKTYVVYWASGIYDNEANPNHDPIEYQRMVYATTDDFITFSEPKIWQDEPPNGRIDSTVIKEDGVYYRFTKATIDGCADIVEESSSSLTAGLSNWHRIASCIGKNAGTQEVEGPSIFKTNCKDVNGARYILLADEFGGNGYVPLESSDLAGGKWTLRTGYKYPESPRHGTIIPVTLEELEGIQKAFANTA; this is encoded by the coding sequence ATGTTATCTATACTCAACCCATCCATCATTCTCAGTGCTTTGGCGGTCTTGCCGATCCTCACCTCTGCGTCGCCTACAGGTGCACCAAGTGGACCGCAAGCTGCGAAGAGGGAGATTAGTTGCAACTCCAACTACGAAGGCTACGCCTTTCTCTACTTCAGCAACCGCGATGAAAACATTTATCTGGCTGCCAGTAACGGAAACGACGCCCTGTCCTTCACCGAGCTCAATAATGGCAAGCCCATCTTGACATCCACCAAAGGTGATGGCGGAGTCCGCGATCCCTTCATCCTGAGGTCGCATGAGGGAGACAAATTCTACATCTTGGCGACTGATCTTTGCATCGGCTGCGGCACCAGCTGGGGAGACGCCCAACGCTTTGGCAGTCGATATCTCGAGATCTGGGAGTCAAAAGACCTCATCAATTGGAGTGCCCAGCGTCACATTCAGGTCTCGCCAGATAACTACGGCAATACTTGGGCACCCGAAGCTTattatgatgatgaactAAAGACCTATGTTGTCTACTGGGCGTCTGGTATCTATGATAATGAGGCAAACCCCAATCATGATCCTATCGAGTACCAGCGTATGGTGTACGCTACGACGGATGATTTTATCACGTTCAGCGAGCCAAAGATCTGGCAAGATGAACCTCCGAATGGCCGCATTGACTCTACTGTTATCAAGGAAGATGGCGTCTATTATCGTTTCACAAAGGCTACAATCGATGGCTGTGCGGATATTGTAGAGGAAAGCAGTTCTTCATTGACTGCAGGGTTATCCAACTGGCATCGGATTGCAAGCTGTATCGGAAAGAATGCGGGAACCCAAGAGGTGGAAGGGCCTTcgatcttcaagaccaacTGCAAGGATGTCAATGGTGCTAGGTATATTCTCCTTGCTGATGAGTTTGGCGGTAATGGTTATGTCCCGCTCGAGTCAAGCGACCTCGCTGGTGGGAAGTGGACACTGCGTACGGGGTATAAATACCCTGAGTCTCCTCGTCATGGCACCATAATTCCCGTGACTTTGGAGGAATTGGAAGGCATCCAGAAGGCTTTTGCCAACACGGCCTGA
- a CDS encoding related to ankyrin translates to MSNPHDYIVGWICALHVEYVAAKTFLDEKHEPPEFVSTNDNNLYILGKIGKHNTVIAVLPHGEYGIAPAASVARDMLHSFPNIRIGLMVGIGGGAPSPKHDIRLGDIVVSASENGKHGGVFDFDHGKVIQGQPIKESGFLNQPPMILRTAVQGLRAEYETEGHQLDRAINEILDQKRRLRKKYGRPRAITDRLYQPWVLHQPHDDPNCDLCSNDPLSLIVRAERTSDEDNPTIHYGLIASSDKLMKDATIRDELAKKGVLCFETEAAGLMNHFPCLVIRGICDYADTHKNDQWQGYAAMTAAAYAKDLLCQLHPNRAEAEAKISEVLSGIQNEVSTTTRKVNTIIHHHQTEENKNILQWLTPANYSLLQSDNIGRRQPGTGQWFIDSPEFCYWLDSPSQTLFCPGIPGAGKTILTSIAIDSLEVLFSKDKTVGIAYIYCNFQRQNDQTAKELVASLLKQLLQSLPAMPEDIKLLYQQRRIKGSPPSLEDVSSNLLATAKHFSRVFIIIDALDECRTTDGTQTEFLKEIFKLQLHSKANVFATSRPIPEIKDQFQTSVVLEIRATDADVERFLRGHMPQMPGFFRREGLEELVIGEIVRSVQGMFLLARLHLDSLRDKISVDTVHKALAKLPSGSDAYFQAYEAAMECIMSQSPSHQDLAKRVIAWITCALRPLTVEELRHALAVEIGKAQLNRDALPEICIILQVCVGLVTVGESDGIIRLVHYTTQEYFTETQNTWFPEAENEITITCVTYLNFQEFKSGICPTNQALRERLDGNPLFHYASHHWGDHARNATSICEAVIEFLKSDSNVESSAQSLMAWGRYSSSQEVPKNIKGLHLAAYFGNLAETQILLLESDTDLKDGRNRTALSYAARNGHSAVVELLLKNGANIDWRDSSLETALFRACIGGHAATAAILLENNAQVDLDDGEGQTPLSFAAEFGHAAIVQLLLDNDADVDEVTNYGKTPLLLAAEEGHINIVQLLLANGADPYRRDMDGETALSHAVREGHTAVVQLLLDNNAEVDSKNIYRETPLKVATDQRHETIVQLLLDYGADANRTSSTLPSEIIWESVL, encoded by the exons ATGTCCAACCCGCACGACTACATAGTGGGCTGGATTTGTGCCCTACATGTTGAATATGTTGCTGCGAAAACGTTCCTCGACGAAAAACACGAGCCGCCGGAGTTCGTATCAACAAATGATAACAATCTTTATATCCTAGGCAAGATTGGGAAACACAACACCGTGATTGCCGTCCTTCCTCATGGAGAATATGGCATAGCGCCTGCTGCTAGCGTAGCAAGAGATATGCTCCATAGCTTCCCCAATATCAGGATTGGGTTGATGGTTGGTATTGGTGGCGGCGCGCCCAGTCCGAAGCACGATATCCGTCTTGGGGATATCGTCGTGAGTGCTTCAGAGAATGGAAAGCACGGTGGTGTATTCGATTTCGATCATGGAAAGGTAATACAAGGTCAACCTATCAAAGAGTCAGGATTTCTAAATCAGCCGCCTATGATACTACGAACAGCTGTACAGGGACTGAGGGCTGAATATGAGACCGAAGGGCATCAGCTTGACCGTGCCATCAATGAAATTTTGGACCAGAAAAGAAGACTGCGCAAGAAGTATGGAAGGCCTCGGGCGATTACTGATCGACTTTACCAACCTTGGGTGCTCCACCAGCCGCATGATGACCCGAACTGTGACCTTTGCAGCAACGATCCATTGAGCCTAATCGTCCGCGCCGAAAGGACTAGCGACGAGGATAATCCGACAATTCACTACGGTCTCATCGCATCATCGGATAAGCTGATGAAGGACGCTACCATCCGCGATGAACTTGCGAAGAAAGGTGTTCTTTGCTTCGAAACAGAAGCAGCAGGTCTAATGAATCACTTCCCCTGCCTGGTCATTCGTGGCATCTGTGACTATGCCGATACGCACAAAAATGACCAATGGCAAGGCTATGCAGCGATGACTGCTGCTGCATATGCCAAGGATCTCCTCTGTCAACTTCATCCCAACAgggctgaagctgaggccaAGATCAGTGAAGTACTTTCAG GCATACAGAACGAggtctcaacaacaactagAAAGGTCAACACAATtatccatcatcaccaaactgAAGAGAACAAAAATATCTTGCAGTGGCTCACTCCTGCTAATTACAGTCTTCTTCAAAGCGACAACATTGGAAGGCGCCAGCCGGGGACTGGTCAATGGTTCATCGATTCACCCGAGTTCTGCTATTGGCTAGACAGCccttctcaaactctttTTTGTCCGGGTATTCCAGGCGCTGGAAAAACAATCCTTACGTCAATTGCTATTGACAGCTTAGAAGTACTATTCTCAAAGGACAAGACTGTTGGTATTGCATATATTTATTGCAACTTCCAGCGCCAGAACGATCAAACGGCAAAAGAGCTTGTTGCAAGCCTCCTGAAGCAACTTCTACAAAGTCTACCAGCTATGCCAGAGGATATTAAGCTACTCTATCAACAGCGCAGGATCAAGGGGTCACCGCCATCATTAGAAGATGTCTCAAGCAACCTTCTAGCTACCGCCAAACACTTTTCGAGAGTCTTTATTATCATTGATGCCCTCGATGAATGTCGCACAACTGATGGGACTCAGACAGAGTTTCTAAAGGAGATATTCAAGCTGCAGTTGCACTCCAAGGCCAACGTATTTGCCACTTCTAGGCCGATACCCGAGATCAAGGATCAGTTCCAGACTAGCGTTGTACTTGAAATACGCGCTACAGATGCGGATGTTGAGAGGTTCCTCCGTGGCCACATGCCGCAAATGCCGGGTTTCTTTCGTCGAGAGGGACTAGAAGAGCTCGTTATAGGTGAAATAGTTCGCTCTGTGCAAGGAAT GTTTCTTCTGGCCCGGCTTCATCTTGACTCTTTGCGTGACAAGATTTCGGTTGATACTGTCCACAAGGCTCTTGCAAAGTTACCAAGCGGTTCGGATGCCTATTTCCAAGCGTATGAGGCTGCCATGGAGTGTATCATGAGTCAATCGCCAAGTCACCAAGACTTGGCTAAGCGAGTTATTGCATGGATTACCTGCGCATTGAGACCACTTACtgttgaagagcttcggCACGCACTGGCTGTCGAGATTGGCAAAGCCCAGCTCAACAGGGATGCATTACCCGAGATTTGTATTATCTTGCAAGTATGTGTCGGACTAGTCACCGTTGGCGAAAGTGATGGGATTATCCGGCTTGTGCATTACACAACGCAGGAATACTTTACGGAGACACAAAATACCTGGTTTCCGGAAGCTGAGAATGAGATTACAATAACTTGCGTTACGTATCTGAATTTCCAAGAGTTCAAAAGTGGAATCTGTCCCACTAATCAAGCTTTGAGGGAAAGACTTGATGGAAACCCGCTTTTCCATTATGCGTCACACCATTGGGGCGATCACGCTCGGAACGCAACAAGCATCTGCGAAGCTGTTATTGAGTTTCTCAAGTCAGACTCGAACGTAGAGTCATCAGCTCAGTCTTTGATGGCTTGGGGAAGGTATTCCAGCAGTCAGGAAGTCCCGAAGAACATAAAGGGGCTGCATCTGGCAGCATACTTTGGCAATTTGGCAGAAACAcaaattcttcttcttgagagcgACACTGATTTAAAAGATGGCCGCAACAGAACGGCATTATCATATGCCGCACGTAACGGCCATAGCGCTGTCGTGGAACTACTTCTTAAGAACGGTGCCAATATTGATTGGAGAGATTCATCGTTAGAAACGGCGCTGTTCCGTGCGTGTATAGGGGGCCAtgctgctactgctgctATACTTCTTGAGAATAATGCTCAGGTGGATTTAGACGACGGTGAAGGTCAAACACCTCTATCGTTTGCAGCCGAGTTCGGACATGCAGCTATTGttcagctgcttcttgataatGATGCCGATGTCGACGAGGTGACTAATTATGGAAAAACGCCATTACTGTTAGCAGCTGAAGAGGGACATATAAACATCGttcagctgcttcttgcTAATGGTGCTGATCCCTACCGGCGGGATATGGATGGGGAAACGGCTCTCTCGCATGCGGTCCGTGAAGGGCATACGGCTGTTGtccagctgcttcttgacaatAACGCCGAAGTTGACTCAAAGAACATTTATCGAGAAACACCATTAAAAGTAGCAACCGATCAGCGTCATGAGACAATCGTTCAGCTACTTCTCGACTATGGTGCTGATGCCAACCGGACTAGCTCCACATTGCCGAGTGAAATAATCTGGGAGTCTGTTCTCTAA